The Mycolicibacterium aichiense region CACCCACCGTGATCATCGGTGCCGACCCCCGGTCGGCGATCGCCCAGCAGGAGATCTTCGGGCCCGTCCTCGTGGTGTTGCCGTTCCGCGACGACGAGGAGGCGATCCGCATCGCCAACGACAGCGCCTACGGTTTGGCCGGCGCGGTGCTGTCGGGGTCCGTGGAGCGGGGCACCGCCCTCGCGCGCCGGATCCGTACCGGCTCGATCGGTGTCAACGGGGGAATGTTCTACGGCGCCGACGCCCCGTTTGGGGGTTACAAGAACAGCGGCGTCGGACGCCAGTGCGGTATCGAGGGATTCGAGCAGTACCTGGAGACCAAGACCCTCGCGTTCCGCGCCCCACGCCTGCGATAGGAGGAAGCCCAATGGGCAAGCTGGACAACAAGGTTGCCGTCGTCTCGGGGGCTGCGCGAGGACAGGGCCGTTCACACGCGATCGCACTGGCCGCCGAGGGTGCGGACGTCGTCGTGCTGGACATCTGCGCCGACCTCGAAGGCAACACTTATCCGCTGTCGCGGCCCGAGGACCTCGACGAGACCGTGTTGTTGGTGGAAAGGGAAGGCGCGCGGTGCTTCTCCGCGATCTGTGACGTCCGGGAGCGCGGTGCGGTGTGGCAGACGATCGCCGATGCCGTCGATGAGATGGGGCACCTCGACATCGTGGTCGCCAACGCCGGTATCTGCCCGATGGGCAAGCGCCAGACGCTGCAGTCATGGTCGGACACCATCGACACCGACCTGGTCGGCGTGTTCAACGTGATCCAGGCCAGTATGCCGCACCTCAACGATGGCGCATCGGTGATCGCGACCGGCTCACTGGCGGCGCAGCTGGGCAGCGCCACCAACCAGGGCCCGGGTGGATCGGCCTACAGCCTGGCCAAACAGATGGTCGCCCACTACGTCAACGATCTGTCAGTCCAGTTGGCCAGGAGGATGATTCGGGTCAACGCAGTGCACCCCACCAATGTCAACACCGACATGTTGCACAACGAGGGCATGTACCGGGTGTTCCGGCCCGATCTGGCGTCGCCCACCCGCGACGAGGCCGAGTTGTCGTTCCCCGCCATGCAGGCGATGCCGGTGCCCTACATCGAGCCGCACGATGTGTCGGCCGCGGTCGTCTTCCTGGCCAGTGACGACGCTCGCTACATCACCGGAACGCAGCTGCGCATCGACGCGGGGGGATACGTCAAGACCAAGCCCTGGAAGGGCTAGACGACCTCGAAGGTCACCGGCAACGATGTCGGTGACCGGAACGGCTGACCGTGGATATGCGGATCGTCGTCGGTGATCAGCGTGATGTCGCCCAGCCGATCCAGCAAGGACTCCAACGCCACGCGGGTCTCCATCCGGGCCAGGTGCAGACCCATACAGGTGTGCTCGCCCGCGGCGAACGTGATGTGCGGGGTGTGCTTGCGGAAGATGTCGAATCGCTCGGGGTCCGGCCAGCGGTTCGCATCGCGGTTGGCTGAGCCCATGCACACGTCGATCACCGAACCGGCCGGTATCGCAACACCTTCCAGTTCGCTGTCCTCGGTGGCGAGCCGCTGCACGGTGGTCAGCGGAGTCTCGTACCGCAGCCCTTCCTCGATGGCCGGCGCCAGGAGTTCACGGTTGGCTTGCACCGCCGCGAACTGCTCGGGGTGGGTGAGCAACAGATAGAGCAGATTGCCCGACGACCGGTAGGTGGTTTCCAGCCCGGCCGGGAGAAGCAGCCGAAGGAATGAGTAGATCGCCTCGTCGGTCAGCTTCTCCCCGTTGATGTCCGCACTCACCAGATCGCCGATGATGTCGTCGGTCGGCGTCGACCGACGTTTGTCGATCTGCTCCAGGAAGTAGTCCTTGAGCGCAGCTGAGGCCTCGAATGCCTTTCGGTAGTCGACGGCGTAGCTGATCAGTTGGACCGCGCGGCGACGGAAGGTGGGTAGGTCTTCCTCGGGTAGACCCAGCAGCCGGGTAATGACGCGGGTG contains the following coding sequences:
- a CDS encoding cytochrome P450: MDTAVPQLPADYLRDPYPFFAEMRRGPGVFRGTVMDYSKTPESLRPKREYAAVSFDAVNTVLRDGRVFNSAIYDSTIGLFIGPSLLAMEGKVHWDHRNLVSAAFKSKSLARWEPEVVRPIVNGLIDEFISDGHTDLVRAFTFEFPTRVITRLLGLPEEDLPTFRRRAVQLISYAVDYRKAFEASAALKDYFLEQIDKRRSTPTDDIIGDLVSADINGEKLTDEAIYSFLRLLLPAGLETTYRSSGNLLYLLLTHPEQFAAVQANRELLAPAIEEGLRYETPLTTVQRLATEDSELEGVAIPAGSVIDVCMGSANRDANRWPDPERFDIFRKHTPHITFAAGEHTCMGLHLARMETRVALESLLDRLGDITLITDDDPHIHGQPFRSPTSLPVTFEVV
- a CDS encoding mycofactocin-coupled SDR family oxidoreductase codes for the protein MGKLDNKVAVVSGAARGQGRSHAIALAAEGADVVVLDICADLEGNTYPLSRPEDLDETVLLVEREGARCFSAICDVRERGAVWQTIADAVDEMGHLDIVVANAGICPMGKRQTLQSWSDTIDTDLVGVFNVIQASMPHLNDGASVIATGSLAAQLGSATNQGPGGSAYSLAKQMVAHYVNDLSVQLARRMIRVNAVHPTNVNTDMLHNEGMYRVFRPDLASPTRDEAELSFPAMQAMPVPYIEPHDVSAAVVFLASDDARYITGTQLRIDAGGYVKTKPWKG